In the Clostridium cellulovorans 743B genome, AATACAATTCTTTGAAGCCTCCTCAACTATATCTTGCCACATATTATGTAAATTATATTTCTTTGCAATCCTTATGGCTTCGCTAATGTTGGGGCTGTTATAAAGCTCTAATATTGCATCTCTATCTGCTCCTTTTAAAGCAGCAACAGTGCATAAAATTTCACGGCGTCCTTCAGCAACATGACTATGTGTATTCATAATATTTGCTGCAAGTTTTATAAGTTTTCCTCCAAAACCCCAAATTAAAATATGTTTATAACCTAATTCTTCTGCTACATCAAGCATAGCTCCAATATAATTGCTTACATGGGTAATCCATTTTATCCTTATATTTAGTTGGTTTAATGATTTCTCACCAGAAGCTCCTATGACAAAACACATAGAATCAGTTCCTTGAGCTTTTTTCATCTGTAATTCTAATGCTATAGAATCCTTCATAGCTTCTTCACTCATAGGTCTTACAATGCCAGTAGTGCCAATGATAGATAAACCTCCCACTATGCCCATCTTAGGATTAAAAGTCTTCTTTGCAACTTCCTCTCCACCGGAAATAGATATGGTTACTTCTGCGCATTTATCACCAATAATCTTTCTTAATTCATCTTCAATCTGTTTTCTAGGAACTGGATTAATGGCTGGTTCACCTTTCTGTACCTTTAGCCCATCTACAGTAACAATGCCAACACCTTCTCCAGCTTTGTAAGTTATTAGTCCATTTTCATTAAAAATTCTCACTTTCGATATAATCATCATCTTATCAGTTACATCAGGGTCATCTCCTGCATCTTTAATAACACCGCAACAACCATTATTTAATTTCTTGATTTCCAGTTCTATCTCATAACCAGCTGGAACTATAACTTTCACAGAACTAGGACAAT is a window encoding:
- the cbiD gene encoding cobalt-precorrin-5B (C(1))-methyltransferase CbiD; its protein translation is MKILRKGITTGTCAAAATKAVALWQSTGNCPSSVKVIVPAGYEIELEIKKLNNGCCGVIKDAGDDPDVTDKMMIISKVRIFNENGLITYKAGEGVGIVTVDGLKVQKGEPAINPVPRKQIEDELRKIIGDKCAEVTISISGGEEVAKKTFNPKMGIVGGLSIIGTTGIVRPMSEEAMKDSIALELQMKKAQGTDSMCFVIGASGEKSLNQLNIRIKWITHVSNYIGAMLDVAEELGYKHILIWGFGGKLIKLAANIMNTHSHVAEGRREILCTVAALKGADRDAILELYNSPNISEAIRIAKKYNLHNMWQDIVEEASKNCILRTHNKIEVAVVFLENDSTILAKSNNYHRVLKELEQ